Proteins encoded in a region of the Onychostoma macrolepis isolate SWU-2019 chromosome 20, ASM1243209v1, whole genome shotgun sequence genome:
- the LOC131526572 gene encoding uncharacterized protein LOC131526572 isoform X1 has protein sequence MHVLGSFFFAVISHSLMFFSSQVCKHVVVTSAISSMDKCAECVGPVAALKWIGLRCKLCSSFWHKSCYSKLHEWNGKRSSWEVSSEEDELSDEEYIPQSESDNQSDSSDELTTRPACYDQANLLSDIQEAASSKFSEPQRSDVTALNVSKGKGKGVLKAREAASVYDESDLLCHEEQLTDVETDSDSDCSGERHLPRKQGSVVRRSTDVLISPQSHNRKDSSEKFLNAKSTATLREEERESSVAEEDQCVQSATISCSANSKNYCYICGKPQSKLARHLKTHKDEVEVAQALSLPVHSKERKAMLQKLRNKGNFQHNTDVLQCGEGALKIKRAPKRKCDSKQFVHCMYCKGMFVRRDLWRHFRRCSSKPAADSENQGRRRVLGLASMAESSFTQHISQGVWKLLGVMKQDDISAVVKNDLSILQLAQSFFNKHGHDPTKFEYIRQKLREVARLLLTLRREFSIYSLEEAVKPANFHRLIRAVQMVSGYDDESHCYQSPSLALKLGHSLNKISEIIHCRALMSEDKELIASTETFKKLYSSKWSEMISHTALVTLNEAKFNKPSTLPFTQDVQSLHRFLEKTAHTAFQKLKETASPQSYAELAKATLARIIVFNRRRAGEVSKMPLKGFNERDGTSLHDDVAMGLSKFEQKLCSHFSRVEIRGKRGRKVAVLLPPDMVDALTLLVSRRSECGVLDTNAFLFARPNCQSHYRGQDSLRVYASECGAQNPEFLRSTHLRKHVATLSQILNLKNNELDQVADFLGHDIRVHRDYYRLPEATTQLAKISKLLIAMEKGCLPNLQGKSLDDIEIEDEIRMTDSDDSDPEESDSDDDALAGAAVDSSNAGVQKMPIESTTEVPEESESEAETENPRRGQKVAWSNAEITAVMKHFKGHITKGKLATLTECQQCKTAEDPVLARRSAQNIRDFVRNRGISLKRKTQSK, from the exons ATGCATGTTTTAGGATCTTTCTTTTTTGCTGTAATTTCACATTcactgatgtttttttcttcacaggTCTGCAAACATGTTGTGGTCACTTCAGCAATATCAAGCATGGACAAATGTGCTGAATGCGTGGGACCTGTAGCAGCACTCAAATGGATTGGCCTGAGATGCAAAT TGTGCTCCAGTTTTTGGCACAAGTCCTGCTATTCGAAGCTTCATGAATGGAATGGAAAACGGTCATCGTGG GAAGTAAGTTCAGAGGAAGACGAGCTGTCAGATGAGGAATATATACCACAGTCTGAGTCAGACAATCAGTCAGACAGTTCAGATGAGTTGACAACAAGACCGGCATGTTACGATCAAGCTAATCTCCTCTCAGATATACAGGAAGCTGCATCCTCTAAGTTTAGTGAACCTCAGAGATCAGATGTAACTGCCCTGAATGTGTCTAAGGGCAAAGGAAAAGGAGTCTTAAAGGCCAGGGAAGCAGCAAGTGTGTATGATGAGTCTGACTTACTTTGCCATGAAGAGCAGTTGACTGATGTTGAGACAGACAGTGATTCAGACTGTTCTGGTGAACGTCACCTTCCCAGAAAGCAAGGCTCAGTGGTACGCAGGTCAACAGATGTGCTTATATCACCCCAATCACACAATAGAAAGGACAGTAGTGAGAAGTTTTTGAATGCAAAGAGCACAGCTACGttgagagaggaagagagggaAAGCAGCGTGGCTGAAGAAGATCAGTGTGTGCAGTCAGCAACAATCTCCTGTTCAGCAAATAGTAAGAATTATTGTTACATCTGCGGGAAACCACAGTCCAAGTTAGCGCGCCATTTGAAAACTCATAAGGATGAAGTTGAAGTTGCACAGGCTTTGTCACTCCCGGTTCACTCGAAAGAACGTAAAGCAATGCTGCAAAAGCTCAGGAACAAGGGCAACTTTCAGCATAACACAGATGTGTTACAGTGTGGAGAGGGGGCTCTTAAAATAAAACGGGCACCAAAAAGAAAGTGTGATTCAAAGCAGTTTGTGCATTGCATGTACTGCAAAGGGATGTTTGTACGGAGAGATCTGTGGCGTCATTTCAGACGATGTTCCTCAAAACCAGCAGCTGACAGTGAAAACCAAGGGAGGAGGAGAGTTTTGGGCCTGGCGTCTATGGCAGAGTCTTCATTCACTCAGCACATTTCTCAAGGAGTTTGGAAACTCTTAGGTGTGATGAAGCAGGATGATATTTCCGCTGTTGTCAAAAATGACCTAAGTATTCTTCAGCTTGCACAGTCTTTCTTTAACAAACATGGGCATGACCCTACCAAATTTGAGTACATTCGACAAAAACTCCGTGAAGTTGCAAGATTGTTGTTGACTTTGCGTAGAGAGTTTTCAATATACAGTCTTGAAGAAGCTGTGAAGCCTGCCAATTTTCATAGACTCATTCGAGCGGTTCAGATGGTGTCTGGCTATGATGATGAGAGTCACTGCTACCAAAGCCCAAGCCTTGCTCTAAAACTGGGGCACTCGTTGAATAAGATTAGCGAAATCATTCACTGCCGAGCACTGATGTCTGAAGACAAGGAACTGATCGCGTCAACAGAGACCTTTAAAAAGCTCTACTCCTCAAAGTGGTCTGAGATGATCTCACACACTGCTTTGGTCACACTGAATGAGGCCAAATTTAACAAGCCATCAACACTTCCCTTCACTCAGGATGTCCAGTCCCTTCATCGGTTCCTTGAGAAGACTGCACATACGGCTTTTCAGAAACTAAAAGAGACGGCATCTCCTCAAAGCTATGCGGAACTGGCCAAAGCAACACTCGCCAGAATCATTGTGTTCAACCGCAGACGTGCGGGAGAGGTCTCTAAAATGCCGCTGAAGGGCTTCAATGAAAGGGACGGCACTTCTCTCCATGATGATGTTGCCATGGGCCTGAGCAAGTTTGAGCAGAAACTCTGCAGCCATTTTAGTCGCGTTGAGATCAGGGGGAAGAGGGGAAGAAAGGTTGCTGTTCTTCTCCCGCCTGATATGGTCGATGCCCTGACGCTGCTGGTCAGCAGGAGAAGTGAGTGTGGAGTGCTGGACACTAATGCTTTCTTGTTTGCTCGGCCAAACTGCCAGAGTCACTACAGAGGCCAGGACTCCCTCAGAGTGTATGCAAGTGAATGTGGAGCTCAGAATCCAGAATTTCTCCGATCAACTCATCTGCGCAAGCACGTGGCTACTCTCTCACAAATCCTAAATCTGAAGAACAATGAGTTAGATCAGGTCGCCGATTTCTTAGGGCATGACATCCGCGTCCACCGCGACTATTACAGGCTGCCAGAAGCCACTACTCAGCTTGCTAAAATATCAAAGCTACTGATAGCCATGGAAAAGGGCTGCCTTCCTAATCTTCAAGGCAAATCGCTTGATGACATTGAGATTGAAG ATGAGATCAGAATGACGGATTCTGATGACAGTGATCCTGAAGAAAGTGATTCTGACGATGATGCTCTTGCTGGAGCTGCAGTAGACTCCAGTAATGCTG GTGTTCAGAAGATGCCCATTGAGAGCACCACTGAAGTTCCTGAAG agagtgagagtgaggcAGAAACTGAAAACCCACGGAGAGGGCAGAAAGTGGCCTGGTCAAA
- the LOC131526572 gene encoding uncharacterized protein LOC131526572 isoform X2 codes for MSLVNEEQSFCAPAEGVKEVCKHVVVTSAISSMDKCAECVGPVAALKWIGLRCKLCSSFWHKSCYSKLHEWNGKRSSWEVSSEEDELSDEEYIPQSESDNQSDSSDELTTRPACYDQANLLSDIQEAASSKFSEPQRSDVTALNVSKGKGKGVLKAREAASVYDESDLLCHEEQLTDVETDSDSDCSGERHLPRKQGSVVRRSTDVLISPQSHNRKDSSEKFLNAKSTATLREEERESSVAEEDQCVQSATISCSANSKNYCYICGKPQSKLARHLKTHKDEVEVAQALSLPVHSKERKAMLQKLRNKGNFQHNTDVLQCGEGALKIKRAPKRKCDSKQFVHCMYCKGMFVRRDLWRHFRRCSSKPAADSENQGRRRVLGLASMAESSFTQHISQGVWKLLGVMKQDDISAVVKNDLSILQLAQSFFNKHGHDPTKFEYIRQKLREVARLLLTLRREFSIYSLEEAVKPANFHRLIRAVQMVSGYDDESHCYQSPSLALKLGHSLNKISEIIHCRALMSEDKELIASTETFKKLYSSKWSEMISHTALVTLNEAKFNKPSTLPFTQDVQSLHRFLEKTAHTAFQKLKETASPQSYAELAKATLARIIVFNRRRAGEVSKMPLKGFNERDGTSLHDDVAMGLSKFEQKLCSHFSRVEIRGKRGRKVAVLLPPDMVDALTLLVSRRSECGVLDTNAFLFARPNCQSHYRGQDSLRVYASECGAQNPEFLRSTHLRKHVATLSQILNLKNNELDQVADFLGHDIRVHRDYYRLPEATTQLAKISKLLIAMEKGCLPNLQGKSLDDIEIEDEIRMTDSDDSDPEESDSDDDALAGAAVDSSNAGVQKMPIESTTEVPEESESEAETENPRRGQKVAWSNAEITAVMKHFKGHITKGKLATLTECQQCKTAEDPVLARRSAQNIRDFVRNRGISLKRKTQSK; via the exons ATGTCACTTGTCAATGAGGAGCAGAGCTTTTGTGCCCCTGCTGAAGGAGTTAAGGAG gTCTGCAAACATGTTGTGGTCACTTCAGCAATATCAAGCATGGACAAATGTGCTGAATGCGTGGGACCTGTAGCAGCACTCAAATGGATTGGCCTGAGATGCAAAT TGTGCTCCAGTTTTTGGCACAAGTCCTGCTATTCGAAGCTTCATGAATGGAATGGAAAACGGTCATCGTGG GAAGTAAGTTCAGAGGAAGACGAGCTGTCAGATGAGGAATATATACCACAGTCTGAGTCAGACAATCAGTCAGACAGTTCAGATGAGTTGACAACAAGACCGGCATGTTACGATCAAGCTAATCTCCTCTCAGATATACAGGAAGCTGCATCCTCTAAGTTTAGTGAACCTCAGAGATCAGATGTAACTGCCCTGAATGTGTCTAAGGGCAAAGGAAAAGGAGTCTTAAAGGCCAGGGAAGCAGCAAGTGTGTATGATGAGTCTGACTTACTTTGCCATGAAGAGCAGTTGACTGATGTTGAGACAGACAGTGATTCAGACTGTTCTGGTGAACGTCACCTTCCCAGAAAGCAAGGCTCAGTGGTACGCAGGTCAACAGATGTGCTTATATCACCCCAATCACACAATAGAAAGGACAGTAGTGAGAAGTTTTTGAATGCAAAGAGCACAGCTACGttgagagaggaagagagggaAAGCAGCGTGGCTGAAGAAGATCAGTGTGTGCAGTCAGCAACAATCTCCTGTTCAGCAAATAGTAAGAATTATTGTTACATCTGCGGGAAACCACAGTCCAAGTTAGCGCGCCATTTGAAAACTCATAAGGATGAAGTTGAAGTTGCACAGGCTTTGTCACTCCCGGTTCACTCGAAAGAACGTAAAGCAATGCTGCAAAAGCTCAGGAACAAGGGCAACTTTCAGCATAACACAGATGTGTTACAGTGTGGAGAGGGGGCTCTTAAAATAAAACGGGCACCAAAAAGAAAGTGTGATTCAAAGCAGTTTGTGCATTGCATGTACTGCAAAGGGATGTTTGTACGGAGAGATCTGTGGCGTCATTTCAGACGATGTTCCTCAAAACCAGCAGCTGACAGTGAAAACCAAGGGAGGAGGAGAGTTTTGGGCCTGGCGTCTATGGCAGAGTCTTCATTCACTCAGCACATTTCTCAAGGAGTTTGGAAACTCTTAGGTGTGATGAAGCAGGATGATATTTCCGCTGTTGTCAAAAATGACCTAAGTATTCTTCAGCTTGCACAGTCTTTCTTTAACAAACATGGGCATGACCCTACCAAATTTGAGTACATTCGACAAAAACTCCGTGAAGTTGCAAGATTGTTGTTGACTTTGCGTAGAGAGTTTTCAATATACAGTCTTGAAGAAGCTGTGAAGCCTGCCAATTTTCATAGACTCATTCGAGCGGTTCAGATGGTGTCTGGCTATGATGATGAGAGTCACTGCTACCAAAGCCCAAGCCTTGCTCTAAAACTGGGGCACTCGTTGAATAAGATTAGCGAAATCATTCACTGCCGAGCACTGATGTCTGAAGACAAGGAACTGATCGCGTCAACAGAGACCTTTAAAAAGCTCTACTCCTCAAAGTGGTCTGAGATGATCTCACACACTGCTTTGGTCACACTGAATGAGGCCAAATTTAACAAGCCATCAACACTTCCCTTCACTCAGGATGTCCAGTCCCTTCATCGGTTCCTTGAGAAGACTGCACATACGGCTTTTCAGAAACTAAAAGAGACGGCATCTCCTCAAAGCTATGCGGAACTGGCCAAAGCAACACTCGCCAGAATCATTGTGTTCAACCGCAGACGTGCGGGAGAGGTCTCTAAAATGCCGCTGAAGGGCTTCAATGAAAGGGACGGCACTTCTCTCCATGATGATGTTGCCATGGGCCTGAGCAAGTTTGAGCAGAAACTCTGCAGCCATTTTAGTCGCGTTGAGATCAGGGGGAAGAGGGGAAGAAAGGTTGCTGTTCTTCTCCCGCCTGATATGGTCGATGCCCTGACGCTGCTGGTCAGCAGGAGAAGTGAGTGTGGAGTGCTGGACACTAATGCTTTCTTGTTTGCTCGGCCAAACTGCCAGAGTCACTACAGAGGCCAGGACTCCCTCAGAGTGTATGCAAGTGAATGTGGAGCTCAGAATCCAGAATTTCTCCGATCAACTCATCTGCGCAAGCACGTGGCTACTCTCTCACAAATCCTAAATCTGAAGAACAATGAGTTAGATCAGGTCGCCGATTTCTTAGGGCATGACATCCGCGTCCACCGCGACTATTACAGGCTGCCAGAAGCCACTACTCAGCTTGCTAAAATATCAAAGCTACTGATAGCCATGGAAAAGGGCTGCCTTCCTAATCTTCAAGGCAAATCGCTTGATGACATTGAGATTGAAG ATGAGATCAGAATGACGGATTCTGATGACAGTGATCCTGAAGAAAGTGATTCTGACGATGATGCTCTTGCTGGAGCTGCAGTAGACTCCAGTAATGCTG GTGTTCAGAAGATGCCCATTGAGAGCACCACTGAAGTTCCTGAAG agagtgagagtgaggcAGAAACTGAAAACCCACGGAGAGGGCAGAAAGTGGCCTGGTCAAA